A segment of the Streptomyces sp. NBC_01235 genome:
GGGACTGCGACGGACCGCCCGCCCCGCCAGCACGTCCGTCCGCCGGCCGTCCTCGATCACGAAACGGCCGTCGACGAGGACGTGTGGGATGCCCGTCGGGAGCGTGCGGGGGGCGTCGTACGTCGAGCCCGCCGCCACCGTTCGCGGATCGAACAGGACCAGGTCCGCTCGGTGGCCCTCGCGGATCAGGCCGCGGTCGGGCAGGCGCAGGCGCGCCGCCGGGCGGCCGGTCAGGTGGGCCACGCACTCCTCCAGGGACAGGATCCCCAACTCCCTCACGTAGTGGCCGAGATAGCGCGGGAACGTGCCGTACGCGCGCGGGTGCGGTTTGGCGCCGACCAGGACGCCGTCCGAGCCGCCCGTGTGGACGCGGTGGCGCATGATCGTGCGAACGTTCTCCTCGTGGCCCACGTGCTGGAGGATCGTGGGGGCCAGACGGTCTTCCACCAGTAGGCGGCGGGCCGTTGTCCAGGGCTCCTCGCCTCTCCCGGTCGCCGACTCCCGGATCGTGCGGCCCACGTGGTCCGCGAAGCGGTTGTCGCCCACGCCCGAGATCTCGATCGTGTCCCAGTCGACGGGCACGCCGTGGCAGCCGTCCGCGCCGGTCACCTCCAGGTCGTGGCGGATGCGGGCGGCCGTGTCGTCGTCCGCGAGCCGGCGCAGGATCTCCTGGGGGCCGCCCGCGCTCGCCCAACTGGGCAGCAGAGCGGCGAGAGTGGTGCAGCCCGGCGTGTAGGGGTACGTGTCGAGGGTGATGTCGGTGCCGGAGTCCAGGGCTTCGTCCAGGAGGGTCAGGAGCTCCGGGGCGCGGCCCTCGTTCACGCCGAAGTTCATGGTGGCGTGGGCGAGATGGAGCGGGCAGCCCGCCTTGCGGGTCAGTTCCACCATCTCCGCGTACGCCTCCAGGGCGCCGGCTCCGTAACTGCGGTGGTGGGGGCAGTAGTAGCCGCCGTACTCCGCCACCACCCGGCACAGTTCGGTCAGTTCGGAGTCCTCCGCGTACATGCCGGGCGTGTACGTCAGGCCTGAGGACAGGCCGACCGCGCCCTGCTGCAGTCCCTCCGCGACCAGCCGGCGCATCCGGTCCAGCTCCTTCGGCGTGGCCGGGCGGTCCTCCCAGCCGACGGCCAGGGCGCGGACGGTGCCCTGCGGGACGAGGTACGCCGCGTTGACGGCGATGCCCCGGCCCTCGAACCCGTGGTCCAGGCGGTCCAGGTACTCACCCACCGAACGCCAGTCGAAGTCGAGGTCGTCGCCGTACCCGTTCCAGCCGGTGATGGCCCGGCGGACCTCTTCGAGGGTGCGGTCGTCGACAGGGGCGTAGGACAGCCCGTCCTGGCCGAGGACTTCGAGGGTCACGCCCTGCGCCGCCTTCGCGCTGTGGTCGGGGTCGCGCAGCAGGGCGAGGTCGCTGTGGGCGTGCATGTCGATGAAGCCGGGGGAGAGGGTCAGGCCCTCGGCGTCCAGCTCCCTCACCGCCTTCGGGCGCTGGCAGCCCGCCGCGGCCGCCTCCTTGACGATCGCGACGATCCTGCCGTCGTCGATCAGCACGTCCGCGCGGTAGGAGTCCGCGCCGGTGCCGTCGACGACGTCCGCGTCCCGGATGACGAGGTCTTCCATGGTCGGCCTCCCTGCCTGAGAACACGCGCTGTCAGAAGAACGTGCGGATGTAGTCGACGACCGTGCCGTCCGCCTCCGCGACGGGGATCAGCGGCCACTTGTCGAAGACCGTGCACGGGTGGGAGAGGCCGAGGCCGACCCAGTCGCCGACCCGGAGGTCCGCCTCGTCCGTCGTGCGCAGCCAGGCGTGCTGGTCGGAGAGGGCGGTCACGGAGACGCCGGTGGCGCGGCGTTCCGTGCCGTCGCGGCGGACCACCTGGGCGAAGGGCAGGTCGAGGTCGTAGGCGGCGTCCCGCTTGCCCGCGTTGACGAACGCCTGGTCGGGGGAGGGGCGGGAGACCACCTGGGTCCACAGGCGGAAGGCGGGCTCCAGCGCGCCCTCCTCGGGGACCCGGTTGAACGGCGTCAGCTTGCGGTAGTGGCCGTCGTCGTGCGAGACGTACGCGCCCGAGCGCAGCAACTTCAGTACGGGGAGGGAGAGTTCGGGGACGTCCGCGAAGACGTCGGCGACCGCGTCGAACCAGGCGCTGCCGCCCGCGCTGACGACGATCTCGTCCGTGCCGGCGAAGCGTCCGGCCTTGTCGAAGTCGACGGCGAGGGCGACCAGGCGGCCCAGCCAGGCGCGCACCCGCTCCGGGTCGGCCCGCGGGACCTCGCCCTCGTAGCCCGCGACCCCGACCAGCCGCAGGGTCGGCGCGGCGGCCACCGCGTCCGCGACCGCCGCGCACTCCGCCTCCGTACGCACCCCGGTGCGGGCGCCCTCGCCGGCGGCCAGTTCGACGACGACGTCCAGGGGGCGGCGCGCGCCCTGCAGTGCCGCGTCCATCAGTTTGACCCCGCGCACGGAGTCGACGTAGCAGACGAGGCGGAAGTCGTCGTCGGAGTCGAGTTCGGCGGAGATCCAGCGCAGGGCGGCCGGGTCCACGAGCTCGTTGGCGAGGAAGACCCGCTGGACTCCGTACGCCCGCGCCACCCGGACCTGGTGCGGGACGGCGAGGGTGATGCCCCAGGCGCCGCGGTCGATCTGGCGCTGGAACAGCTGCGGGGCCATGGAGGTCTTGCCGTGCGGGGCGAAGGCGAGGCCGTGGCGGGTCGCGTAGGTCTCCATGAGCGCGAGGTTGTGCTCCAGGCGCTCGACGGAGAGGGCCAGCACGGGGGTCGCGAAGCCGCCGGTGAAGAGGTTGCGGCGCTGGGCGGCCAGCTCGCCGACGGTGAGGCCGTCGGCGTCCGGCGGGAGGCCCTTGAAGCGGTGGTCGACGCGTTCCTCGGCCAGTAGGGCGAGCGCCTCGAATGCCTCGGTACCCATGGAACCTCCCTGATCAGGAGCGTTGCGATATGTGCAACGTCCATTGCGTATGTCGCTCACTGCTGTCTAACATCTCGGCCAACGCGGGGTCAACGGAGCCTCCCCCAGCCTTCGGCCGGGGGACCCCCATCTCGCTTCGCTCACCCGCACCGGCACGGGAGCTACGAGGATCGTGACCACCAATGGACCCCGCAATGCCCCCGACGTCGTGGACGTCGTCGCGCTCGGCGAGTCAATGGTCGCCTTCCTGCCCTCCCGGCCCGGCCGCCTCGCCGACGTGCCGTCCTTCGACCGGGGCATCGGCGGCGCGGAGTCCAACGTGGCCTGCGCGCTGGCGGTGGCCGGGCACGCGGTGCGCTGGGTCGGCCGGGTGGGGGCGGACGGGTTCGGCGACCACCTCGTCGAGACCATCGGCTCGTACGGGGTCGACGTGACCTCCGTACGCCGGGACCCGGCCCGCCCGACCGGCGTCTACTTCCGCACCGCCGGCGACCGGGCCACCGACGCGCACGAGGTCGCCTACTACCGGGCCGGCTCCGCGGCCTCCGCGATGGCCGTGGGGAACGTCGACCTGGCGGCGGTGCGGGCGGCGCGCGTGCTGCATCTGAGCGGCATCACGGCAGCCCTGTCCGGGGACTGTCTGGGCCTGCTGCGGGAGCTGACGGCCCCCCGGCCGGGGCGTCCGCTGATCTCCTTCGACGTCAACCACCGGTCCGGGTTGTGGCGCGACACCGACGGTCCGCGCGTGCTGCTGGAGTTGGCACGCGCCGCGGACGTCGTGTTCGTGGGGGAGGACGAGGCGGAGGAGGCGTGGGGGGTCACCGGTGGGCCGACGGCGATCAGGGAGGTACTGCGGGAGCCGGGCATGCTGGTGGTGAAGCAGGGGGCGCGGGGGGCGACGGCGTTCGCACGCGAGCCCGACCGCGGCACCCCGTCGGTGCCGGGCCGCGCGAACCGGCTCCGGCCCGCGCCGGCCCCGGGTGCCGCGCGACCGACGGTCACCTTCGTACCCGCCCCGACGGTCCAGGTCGGCGCGGCGGTCGGCGCCGGGGACGCGTTCGCCGCCGGGTTCCTCTCCGCCACCCTGCGCGGCCTGCCCGTCCGCGACCGCCTGCGGCACGGGCACCTCATGGCCGCCGCCGCCCTCACCGTCCCCGGCGACCTCGCCGCACCCCCGCCCGCCGGACGCCCGGCCACCACCCCTCATGGAACGGCTGCGCCGGCCGTCCCCGGCGACCTCGCCGCACCCCCGCCCGCCGGACGCCCGGCCACCGCCCCTCATGGAACGGCTGCGCCGCGCTCCGCCTGGATCGCACACGCCGACCGCCTGGCCGCCCTCGACCCCGCCGCGTGGGGGACACTTCGACTCGGCCCCGGCTGGACGCACACCGAAGACCGGGAAGGCCGGGCCGAGGAGGAGGTACGCACCCCATGAGCCAGACCGTCGACCGTGCCCTGAGCATCCTGCCGCTGCTCGCCGAGGGACCCGCCGACCTCGGACAGGTCGCCGATCGCCTCGGCGTGCACAAGTCGACGGCCCTGAGGCTGCTGCGCACCCTGAACGAGCACGGCCTCGTCTACCGCCAGTCCGACCAGCGCTACCGCCTCGGTGCCCGTCTCTTCGCCCTCGCCCAGGAGGCGATGGAGAACCTCGACATCCGCGAGATCGCCCACCCCCACCTCGTCCGTCTGAACGAGGCCTGCGGGCACACCGTCCACCTCGCCGTCCACGAGGAGGGCGAGGTCCTCTACATCGACAAGGTGGAGAGCCGCTACCCGGTGCGCATGTACTCGCGGATCGGCAAGCCCGTCGCCATCACCGTCGCCGCCGTCGCCAAACTGCTCCTCGCCGACCTGCCCGAGCCCGAGCGGCGGGCGGTCGCCGAGAAGCTCGACTACCCCCTGTACACGGCCCGTTCCACCCCCAACGCCCCGGCCTTCCTGCGGGAGTTGGAGAAGGTGCGCGAACAGGGCTGGGCCACCGACCTCGGTGGCCACGAGGAGTCCGTCAACTGTGTCGCCGCGCCGATCAGGGGCGCCGACGGCCGGGTGGTCGCCGCGATGTCGGTCTCCGCGCCGAACGTCGTCGTCACCGCCGACGAACTCCTCACCCTGCTCCCGCTGGTGCGCCGCGCCGCGGACGCCATCAGCGGCGAGTACTCCGGCAGGACACCGATCAAGGAAGCCACCTCATGACCGAGAAGACCGCG
Coding sequences within it:
- a CDS encoding N-acyl-D-amino-acid deacylase family protein gives rise to the protein MEDLVIRDADVVDGTGADSYRADVLIDDGRIVAIVKEAAAAGCQRPKAVRELDAEGLTLSPGFIDMHAHSDLALLRDPDHSAKAAQGVTLEVLGQDGLSYAPVDDRTLEEVRRAITGWNGYGDDLDFDWRSVGEYLDRLDHGFEGRGIAVNAAYLVPQGTVRALAVGWEDRPATPKELDRMRRLVAEGLQQGAVGLSSGLTYTPGMYAEDSELTELCRVVAEYGGYYCPHHRSYGAGALEAYAEMVELTRKAGCPLHLAHATMNFGVNEGRAPELLTLLDEALDSGTDITLDTYPYTPGCTTLAALLPSWASAGGPQEILRRLADDDTAARIRHDLEVTGADGCHGVPVDWDTIEISGVGDNRFADHVGRTIRESATGRGEEPWTTARRLLVEDRLAPTILQHVGHEENVRTIMRHRVHTGGSDGVLVGAKPHPRAYGTFPRYLGHYVRELGILSLEECVAHLTGRPAARLRLPDRGLIREGHRADLVLFDPRTVAAGSTYDAPRTLPTGIPHVLVDGRFVIEDGRRTDVLAGRAVRRSPV
- a CDS encoding amino acid deaminase → MGTEAFEALALLAEERVDHRFKGLPPDADGLTVGELAAQRRNLFTGGFATPVLALSVERLEHNLALMETYATRHGLAFAPHGKTSMAPQLFQRQIDRGAWGITLAVPHQVRVARAYGVQRVFLANELVDPAALRWISAELDSDDDFRLVCYVDSVRGVKLMDAALQGARRPLDVVVELAAGEGARTGVRTEAECAAVADAVAAAPTLRLVGVAGYEGEVPRADPERVRAWLGRLVALAVDFDKAGRFAGTDEIVVSAGGSAWFDAVADVFADVPELSLPVLKLLRSGAYVSHDDGHYRKLTPFNRVPEEGALEPAFRLWTQVVSRPSPDQAFVNAGKRDAAYDLDLPFAQVVRRDGTERRATGVSVTALSDQHAWLRTTDEADLRVGDWVGLGLSHPCTVFDKWPLIPVAEADGTVVDYIRTFF
- a CDS encoding sugar kinase, whose translation is MVAFLPSRPGRLADVPSFDRGIGGAESNVACALAVAGHAVRWVGRVGADGFGDHLVETIGSYGVDVTSVRRDPARPTGVYFRTAGDRATDAHEVAYYRAGSAASAMAVGNVDLAAVRAARVLHLSGITAALSGDCLGLLRELTAPRPGRPLISFDVNHRSGLWRDTDGPRVLLELARAADVVFVGEDEAEEAWGVTGGPTAIREVLREPGMLVVKQGARGATAFAREPDRGTPSVPGRANRLRPAPAPGAARPTVTFVPAPTVQVGAAVGAGDAFAAGFLSATLRGLPVRDRLRHGHLMAAAALTVPGDLAAPPPAGRPATTPHGTAAPAVPGDLAAPPPAGRPATAPHGTAAPRSAWIAHADRLAALDPAAWGTLRLGPGWTHTEDREGRAEEEVRTP
- a CDS encoding IclR family transcriptional regulator; protein product: MSQTVDRALSILPLLAEGPADLGQVADRLGVHKSTALRLLRTLNEHGLVYRQSDQRYRLGARLFALAQEAMENLDIREIAHPHLVRLNEACGHTVHLAVHEEGEVLYIDKVESRYPVRMYSRIGKPVAITVAAVAKLLLADLPEPERRAVAEKLDYPLYTARSTPNAPAFLRELEKVREQGWATDLGGHEESVNCVAAPIRGADGRVVAAMSVSAPNVVVTADELLTLLPLVRRAADAISGEYSGRTPIKEATS